The nucleotide window GACCATCAGCGCCGGCGGGACGTTCCGCCAGCTCACCGTGATGCCGCTGATCTACTACAAGATGTACCGCCGGTACTTCGAGGACGTGCGGTTCCGGTTCGTGCCGTTCAACCTGCCCCCGGGCGGCGTGTACGTGTGCCGCGGGTACCGCGGGGCGCAGCCCGCAAAGTAGCTCGCACAGAAGACCAAAAAAGAGTGTTTACCGCAGAGGGCACGAGAGGGCGCAGAGAGAAAGACATTGAGAGTTTGAAGAACAATCTCTCTTAGTTTTCTCTCTGCGCCCTCTTGTGCCCTCTGCGGTGAACACTCTTTTGTATTGGGTTGCCCCATATGGCCAGCACTGCGTTCCTCGCGCCGCTCACCGACTCGCGCCTGGTCCGCCGGGCCGCGGACGCCGTCCTGCTGCGCTACGCCCACCACCGGACCGCCCAGCTCGACCGGATGGACGTGGCCGCGGTGCAGCGCAACACGCTCATGCGGCTCGTTCGCAGGGCGAAACGCACGCAGTTCGGCCGCGATCACGATTTCTCCCGCATCCGCTCGATCGCGGACTATCAGGCCCGCGTGCCGGTGCGCACCTACGAGTGGTTCTGGGACACGTACTGGAAGGCCGCGTTCCCGCGCATCGATAACCTCACCTGGCCGGGGAAGATCCCGTACTACGCGCTCTCGTCCGGCACCACGAGCGGGGCGACGAAGTACGTGCCCGTCTCGTGGGAGATGGTCGCGTCGAACAAGAAGGCGGGGTTCACCACCACCGCGCTGTTCCGGCACGCGAACCCGGGCGCGAAGCTGTTCACCGGGAAGTTCTTCTTCCTGGGGGGCAGCACGGACCTCCGCCGGCAGGACGACGGCAGCCTTGCGGGCGACCTTAGCGGCATCGCCTCCAAGGAGCTGCTGGAACTGCTCCGCCCGTACACGTTCCCGCCCCGCGACCTCACGCTCATCACCAACTGGGAAGAGAAGGTGCGCCGGTTCGCGGAGCTGAGCGCGCGCGAGCCCGTCACCGCCCTCAGCGGCATCCCGGCGTGGATGCACGTGCTGTTCACGCGCCTCAAGGAGGTGACCGGTAAGGGCACCATCGCCGAGATCTGGCCCGACTTGCGCTTGATCGTCCACGGCGGTACGAAGTTCGACCCGTACCGCGAGCTGTTCAAGAAGGAGATCGGCAGCGATCTCGTGAAGTTCTGCGAGGTGTACCCGTGCTCCGAGGGGTTCGTCGCGACCGAGGACCCGCGGCACCAGCACCTCCGCATCGTGCCGGATCACGGCATCTTCTTCGAGTTCGTTCCCGTCGGCCAACTGGGGCAGGACCGGCCGACGCGGCACACGCTCGCGGACGTCGAGGTCGGCGTGCAGTACGCGGTGGTGCTGACCTCGTGCGCCGGCGTGTGGTCGTACCTCGTGGGCGACACCGTGGCGTTCGAGCGCCGCGACCCGCCGCTCATCCGCTTCACCGGGCGGACGAAGTACTTCCTCTCGGCGTTCGGCGAGCACCTCATCAGTGAAGAGGTCGAGGCGGCCGTCGCGCGGGCCGCGAGCGTGTGCGGGGCGGTGGCGGTGGACTTCCACGTGGGGCCGGTGTTCCCGTCGGTGCCCGGAAAGGCGGGGCACCACCTGTACCTCGTCGAGTTCGCCGAGGGGCGGCCCGACCTGGCCCGGTTCGCGAAGGAGATCGACGA belongs to Gemmata obscuriglobus and includes:
- a CDS encoding GH3 family domain-containing protein, coding for MASTAFLAPLTDSRLVRRAADAVLLRYAHHRTAQLDRMDVAAVQRNTLMRLVRRAKRTQFGRDHDFSRIRSIADYQARVPVRTYEWFWDTYWKAAFPRIDNLTWPGKIPYYALSSGTTSGATKYVPVSWEMVASNKKAGFTTTALFRHANPGAKLFTGKFFFLGGSTDLRRQDDGSLAGDLSGIASKELLELLRPYTFPPRDLTLITNWEEKVRRFAELSAREPVTALSGIPAWMHVLFTRLKEVTGKGTIAEIWPDLRLIVHGGTKFDPYRELFKKEIGSDLVKFCEVYPCSEGFVATEDPRHQHLRIVPDHGIFFEFVPVGQLGQDRPTRHTLADVEVGVQYAVVLTSCAGVWSYLVGDTVAFERRDPPLIRFTGRTKYFLSAFGEHLISEEVEAAVARAASVCGAVAVDFHVGPVFPSVPGKAGHHLYLVEFAEGRPDLARFAKEIDDELNRINEDYGPHRVGDLAMLMPEVRVVKPGGFAEWMKARGKYGGQNKVPRMDNSGAMTKDMANWFESNGWAG